One window of Nicotiana tomentosiformis chromosome 11, ASM39032v3, whole genome shotgun sequence genomic DNA carries:
- the LOC104104041 gene encoding probable receptor-like serine/threonine-protein kinase At5g57670 has translation MRYVRTSSLKRLFSFGRHSFDGDFPKGCVLNQEENNTTSTARGIVASPTTQPPHRPTWKCFSYQEIFRATNGFNSENMVGRGGYAEVYKGVLDDGQAIAVKMLTKATDDERKEKEFLTEIGTLGHVCHPNVTSLLGCCIENGLYLIFQFSSKGSVASILHDEKSPTMDWETRYKIAVGTAKGLYYLHKSCPRRIIHRDIKASNILLSEEYEPQISDFGLAKWLPSQWTHHSIVPIEGTFGHLAPEYFMHGVVDEKTDVFAFGVFCLELISGKKPVDNSHQSLHSWAKPLLSRGVIEEVVDPRLEGRFDSTQLHKLAFAASLCIRASSIWRPTMNEILEIILGGEVDKDKWKMPDEEEEEQEEFWVFEDLECECDSSFSTSPHDTF, from the exons ATGAGATACGTTCGTACAAGTAGCCTAAAGAGGCTGTTTTCTTTCGGAAGACACAGTTTTGATGGAGATTTTCCAAAAGGTTGTGTTTTAAACCAAGAAGAAAATAATACAACAAGTACCGCTAGAGGTATTGTTGCTTCCCCTACAACACAGCCACCTCATAGGCCCACATGGAAATGTTTCTCTTATCAAGAAATTTTTCGTGCCACCAACGGTTTCAACTCAG AAAATATGGTTGGGAGAGGAGGGTATGCAGAAGTGTACAAAGGAGTATTAGATGATGGACAGGCAATAGCTGTAAAAATGCTGACAAAAGCCACCGATGATGAGAGAAAAGAGAAGGAGTTTTTGACAGAAATTGGGACACTTGGTCACGTTTGCCATCCCAATGTGACATCATTGTTAGGTTGTTGTATTGAGAATGGGCTTTATCTCATTTTTCAGTTCTCTTCTAAAGGCTCTGTTGCTTCAATTCTCCACG ATGAGAAATCACCCACTATGGACTGGGAAACAAGGTACAAAATTGCTGTTGGAACTGCAAAGGGTTTATATTACTTGCATAAATCTTGTCCTAGAAGAATAATTCACAGGGACATCAAGGCTTCAAACATTTTGTTGAGTGAGGAATATGAGCCACAG ATATCAGATTTTGGGCTAGCAAAATGGCTTCCATCACAATGGACCCATCATTCCATTGTTCCAATTGAAGGGACTTTTGG GCACTTAGCACCAGAATATTTCATGCATGGAGTAGTTGATGAAAAGACAGATGTTTTTGCATTTGGAGTGTTCTGCTTGGAGCTCATTTCTGGGAAAAAACCAGTTGACAATTCCCATCAAAGCTTACACAGCTGG GCAAAACCTCTTTTGAGCAGAGGAGTTATAGAAGAAGTAGTAGATCCAAGGCTAGAAGGGAGATTTGATTCTACACAACTTCATAAACTTGCTTTTGCTGCTTCACTTTGCATTCGTGCTTCTTCTATATGGCGGCCTACCATGAATGAG ATTTTGGAGATAATATTGGGAGGCGAAGTTGATAAAGACAAATGGAAAATGCcagatgaagaagaggaagagcaAGAAGAGTTTTGGGTGTTTGAGGATCTTGAATGTGAATGTGATAGTTCCTTCTCAACTTCCCCACATGACACCTTCTAA